One region of Streptomyces leeuwenhoekii genomic DNA includes:
- a CDS encoding nitrate- and nitrite sensing domain-containing protein, which produces MQKTRPRRTGKQTAPAQNAEQTPGSPGPAAPSAPVGKGRPTHVRNRLIVAVAVVAAAIAGAGAPSVVAASGQLSDTQELVTLAEQTEDALALAHSLADERDEVTPYIAAGRPRAKAPSEQHSARVDRQVEELRADSDTPASLREDLDGIAALRRSALTGKSTALEAHQAYSAVITELHRLAERLAERMPPRAGAGAYALAELDSAVQQAAATRGLLLAALDVPRSTQTVIDPMTGLPTTTGTSSDADTAQRDALAAAAQQARVRSDAALAAFREAAPKAARDGFDSTVTGPEVNSAEKYLAALTDGPTLSDDDLGTSVKKLDAALSARVDAMRGAEAALYDRRTKDLERLRDDDVTALEIRVAVLGALMLLAVGIATAMARSLTRPLAVLRRGSARLAEAENPAAQEPVAFTGRNDEFAQVVRSVNALHAHAAALAERVTTLEADRKHLVGQRQKMADAREELRAELAESAARLETLRKSIGGTFVSLALRTLGLVERQLAVIEGLEEREQDPERLSTLFKLDHFATVMRRHNENLLVLAGTEHVQQTAGPVPLVDVVRAAVSEIERYERVRIAALPPHAHIAGFAADDLSHLLAELMENATSFSPPDVPVEVSGWLLENGEVMLSVQDEGIGMTAERLERLNARLTDFDPDAPYDQDGDDGLGLGLYVVARLAHRHGARVQLREQKQGGVAAVVVLPTTLLAAEPASPKPPVPERTADATQTVSLPGAAAEANSNVLHGRSEDDDLLVSLAERAVRRSEAAERAAQQAAGQTTEQTAAPEPRATAPEPHVPERRPSAAPEEDAAPRPAAQSRPQEPAEALETVSETTMELLLPAPARAPQEPNPAATGPERPAPAGSGAESEPAHDRVADEPYEEDEPVTDKGLPKRTPKITTPSSAPRPRAGSVDAEALRRRLGGFHRGAEAGRRDVEAEIAEQTTQTQAPTTGTARPATSEEATGGTVEEATS; this is translated from the coding sequence GTGCAGAAGACGCGGCCTCGTCGCACAGGCAAGCAGACGGCCCCCGCACAGAACGCGGAGCAGACCCCCGGCAGCCCCGGCCCCGCCGCCCCGAGCGCGCCCGTGGGCAAGGGCCGCCCGACGCATGTGCGCAACCGCCTCATCGTCGCCGTCGCGGTGGTGGCCGCCGCCATCGCCGGGGCGGGCGCGCCGTCCGTCGTCGCCGCCTCCGGCCAACTGAGCGACACCCAGGAACTGGTGACGCTGGCCGAGCAGACCGAGGACGCCCTCGCGCTCGCCCACTCCCTCGCCGACGAGCGGGACGAGGTCACCCCGTACATCGCCGCCGGCCGCCCCCGGGCCAAGGCGCCCTCGGAGCAGCACAGCGCCCGCGTGGACCGGCAGGTGGAGGAGTTGCGCGCCGACTCCGACACGCCCGCCTCGCTGCGCGAGGACCTCGACGGCATCGCCGCCCTGCGCCGCTCCGCGCTCACCGGCAAGAGCACCGCCCTCGAGGCGCACCAGGCGTACTCCGCCGTCATCACCGAGCTGCACCGGCTCGCCGAGCGGCTGGCCGAGCGGATGCCGCCCCGCGCGGGCGCCGGCGCCTACGCCCTGGCCGAGCTGGACTCCGCCGTCCAGCAGGCCGCCGCCACCCGCGGCCTGCTCCTCGCCGCCCTCGACGTACCGCGCAGCACCCAGACCGTCATCGACCCGATGACCGGCCTGCCCACGACCACCGGCACCTCCTCCGACGCCGACACCGCGCAGCGCGACGCGCTGGCCGCCGCCGCGCAGCAGGCCCGGGTGCGCTCCGACGCCGCCCTCGCCGCCTTCCGCGAGGCCGCGCCCAAGGCCGCCCGCGACGGCTTCGACTCCACGGTCACCGGACCCGAGGTCAACTCCGCCGAGAAGTACCTGGCCGCCCTCACCGACGGGCCCACCCTCTCCGACGACGACCTCGGCACCAGCGTCAAGAAGCTGGACGCCGCGCTGTCCGCCCGCGTCGACGCGATGCGCGGCGCGGAGGCCGCCCTGTACGACCGCCGCACCAAGGACCTGGAGCGGCTGCGCGACGACGACGTCACCGCGCTGGAGATCCGCGTCGCCGTCCTCGGTGCCCTGATGCTGCTCGCCGTCGGCATCGCCACCGCCATGGCCCGCTCGCTCACCCGGCCGCTGGCGGTGCTGCGCCGCGGCTCGGCCCGGCTCGCCGAGGCGGAGAACCCCGCCGCGCAGGAGCCCGTCGCCTTCACCGGCCGCAACGACGAGTTCGCCCAGGTCGTCCGCTCCGTCAACGCCCTGCACGCGCACGCCGCGGCGCTGGCCGAGCGCGTCACGACGCTGGAGGCCGACCGCAAGCACCTGGTCGGCCAGCGGCAGAAGATGGCCGACGCGCGCGAGGAACTGCGCGCCGAGCTGGCCGAGTCCGCCGCCCGCCTGGAGACCCTGCGCAAGAGCATCGGCGGCACCTTCGTCAGCCTCGCCCTGCGCACCCTGGGCCTGGTGGAGCGGCAGCTCGCCGTGATCGAGGGCCTGGAGGAGCGCGAGCAGGACCCGGAGCGCCTGTCCACCCTGTTCAAGCTCGACCACTTCGCCACGGTCATGCGCCGGCACAACGAGAACCTGCTGGTCCTCGCCGGCACCGAGCACGTCCAGCAGACCGCCGGCCCGGTCCCGCTCGTCGACGTCGTGCGCGCCGCGGTCAGCGAGATCGAGCGCTACGAGCGGGTCCGCATCGCCGCGCTGCCGCCGCACGCGCACATCGCCGGATTCGCCGCCGACGACCTCTCCCACCTGCTGGCCGAACTCATGGAGAACGCCACCTCGTTCTCCCCGCCCGACGTGCCCGTCGAGGTCTCCGGCTGGCTGCTGGAGAACGGCGAGGTCATGCTCTCCGTCCAGGACGAGGGCATCGGCATGACCGCCGAGCGGCTGGAGCGGCTCAACGCGCGCCTGACCGACTTCGACCCGGACGCCCCCTACGACCAGGACGGCGACGACGGGCTCGGGCTCGGCCTGTACGTCGTGGCCCGCCTGGCCCACCGGCACGGCGCCCGGGTGCAGTTGCGGGAGCAGAAGCAGGGGGGTGTGGCCGCGGTCGTCGTCCTGCCCACCACGCTGCTGGCCGCCGAGCCGGCCTCGCCCAAGCCGCCGGTGCCGGAGCGCACCGCCGACGCCACCCAGACGGTCTCCCTGCCGGGCGCCGCCGCCGAGGCCAACTCCAACGTCCTGCACGGCCGCTCGGAGGACGACGACCTGCTGGTGTCGCTGGCGGAGCGGGCCGTACGCCGCTCCGAGGCCGCCGAGCGGGCCGCGCAGCAGGCGGCCGGGCAGACCACCGAGCAGACCGCCGCGCCCGAGCCGCGGGCCACCGCCCCGGAGCCCCACGTGCCCGAGCGGCGCCCCTCGGCCGCCCCCGAGGAGGACGCCGCGCCGCGCCCGGCCGCGCAGTCCCGCCCGCAGGAGCCCGCCGAGGCCCTGGAGACCGTCTCCGAGACCACCATGGAACTCCTGCTCCCGGCGCCCGCGCGCGCCCCGCAGGAACCGAACCCCGCGGCCACCGGCCCGGAGCGGCCCGCCCCCGCCGGCTCCGGTGCCGAGTCCGAACCCGCGCACGACCGCGTCGCCGACGAGCCGTACGAAGAGGACGAGCCCGTCACCGACAAGGGCCTGCCCAAGCGGACTCCGAAGATCACCACTCCCAGCTCGGCCCCGCGCCCGCGCGCGGGATCCGTCGACGCCGAGGCCCTGCGGCGCCGTCTGGGCGGCTTCCACCGCGGAGCGGAGGCCGGCCGGCGCGACGTCGAGGCGGAGATCGCGGAGCAGACCACCCAGACCCAGGCACCGACCACCGGAACAGCTCGACCAGCCACATCCGAAGAAGCCACGGGGGGCACTGTCGAGGAGGCAACCAGTTGA
- a CDS encoding protein phosphatase 2C domain-containing protein codes for MRTELFSQPGDPDRPNEDFASVGLPACGQGGSLVVLDGVTPPRGDTGCSHTVPWFTARLGGALTELTVSLPDVPLADALSRAIARTAETHAATCDLSHPRTPQATVVLARWSPETVEYLVLSDSALLAESPDGTVTPLLDDRLSRLPRAALATDALVDATLRNREGGFFTAAADPSVAARAVTGVLARGEVTALAALTDGAARWVERFREGDWADCFRLVRKEGPRALVDRVRELERARAAQGFAGRGKIHDDATVVYVEP; via the coding sequence ATGCGCACCGAACTCTTCTCGCAGCCGGGCGATCCGGACCGCCCCAACGAGGACTTCGCGAGTGTCGGACTACCGGCTTGCGGACAGGGCGGTTCGCTCGTGGTGCTGGACGGGGTGACGCCGCCGCGGGGCGACACCGGCTGTTCGCACACGGTGCCCTGGTTCACCGCGCGCCTCGGCGGCGCCCTGACCGAACTGACCGTTTCACTCCCGGATGTTCCTCTCGCCGACGCCCTGTCCCGCGCGATCGCGCGTACCGCCGAGACGCACGCCGCAACCTGTGACCTTTCTCACCCTCGAACACCTCAGGCGACGGTCGTCCTGGCGCGCTGGTCACCGGAGACGGTGGAGTATCTGGTGCTGTCCGACTCGGCGCTGCTGGCCGAGTCCCCCGACGGCACGGTCACGCCGCTCCTGGACGACCGGCTCTCCCGGCTGCCCCGCGCCGCCCTGGCCACGGACGCGCTCGTCGACGCCACCCTGCGCAACAGGGAGGGCGGCTTCTTCACGGCCGCCGCCGATCCGTCGGTGGCGGCGCGCGCGGTGACCGGTGTCCTGGCGCGCGGGGAGGTGACCGCCCTGGCCGCCCTGACCGACGGGGCGGCCCGCTGGGTGGAGAGGTTCCGGGAGGGCGACTGGGCGGACTGCTTCCGGCTGGTGCGCAAGGAGGGACCGCGGGCCCTGGTGGACCGGGTGCGGGAACTGGAGCGCGCGCGGGCCGCACAGGGCTTCGCGGGACGGGGCAAGATCCACGACGACGCCACCGTGGTCTACGTGGAGCCGTGA
- a CDS encoding MarR family winged helix-turn-helix transcriptional regulator — protein MREDGNDGGHRGESGAALCGGVTGSGVNQPEFLALERELTVLLRRARANQGEMARQVHPDLESSAYGILVRLDECGRQRATELAAYIGVGKATMSRQLRALEELGLVAREPDPADGRAWLVALTREGHDRVSRVRQARRARYAGRLADWDPREVAELARLLHRLNRGMEK, from the coding sequence GTGCGGGAAGACGGAAACGACGGCGGACACCGGGGTGAATCCGGGGCCGCCCTCTGCGGAGGAGTGACCGGCAGTGGTGTGAACCAGCCCGAGTTCCTGGCGCTCGAGCGCGAGCTGACGGTGCTGCTGCGGCGCGCCCGCGCCAATCAGGGCGAGATGGCCCGCCAGGTCCACCCCGACCTGGAGTCGTCCGCCTACGGCATCCTCGTCCGGCTGGACGAGTGCGGCCGGCAGCGGGCCACCGAGCTCGCCGCCTACATCGGCGTCGGCAAGGCCACGATGTCGCGCCAGCTCCGCGCCCTGGAGGAGCTGGGCCTGGTCGCCCGCGAGCCCGACCCCGCCGACGGCCGGGCCTGGCTGGTCGCCCTCACCCGGGAGGGCCACGACCGGGTCTCCCGGGTCCGGCAGGCGCGCCGCGCCCGGTACGCCGGCCGGCTCGCCGACTGGGACCCGCGCGAGGTCGCGGAGCTGGCCCGGCTGCTGCACCGGCTGAACCGGGGGATGGAGAAGTAG
- a CDS encoding lysozyme encodes MPVHRSGTARTRRLTAIGSLLAAFSLFLTAPAQSAPDDGIPPRGSAHMGMGVLAHDGQHGTPVPGDATQTEGVDVSSHQGNVAWSSLWSSGVKWAYVKATEGTYYTNPYFAQQYNGSYNVGMIRGAYHFATPDTTSGATQANYFVDHGGGWSRDGKTLPGALDIEWNPYGAACYGKTQSQMVSWIRDFLNTYKARTGRDAVIYTATSWWTQCTGNYGGFATANPLWIARYATTVGTLPAGWSYYTMWQYTSSGPIVGDHNKFNGALDRVVALANG; translated from the coding sequence ATGCCCGTGCACAGATCCGGAACGGCCCGCACCCGGCGCCTGACCGCCATCGGGAGCCTGCTCGCCGCCTTCTCCCTGTTCCTCACCGCCCCCGCCCAGTCCGCGCCGGACGACGGCATCCCGCCCCGCGGCTCCGCCCACATGGGCATGGGCGTCCTGGCCCACGACGGGCAGCACGGCACGCCCGTCCCCGGCGACGCCACCCAGACCGAGGGCGTCGACGTCTCCAGCCACCAGGGCAACGTCGCCTGGTCCAGCCTGTGGAGCAGCGGGGTGAAGTGGGCCTACGTCAAGGCCACCGAGGGGACGTACTACACGAACCCCTACTTCGCCCAGCAGTACAACGGGTCGTACAACGTCGGCATGATCCGCGGCGCGTACCACTTCGCCACCCCGGACACCACCAGCGGCGCCACCCAGGCCAACTACTTCGTCGACCACGGCGGCGGCTGGTCCCGCGACGGCAAGACGCTGCCGGGCGCGCTCGACATCGAGTGGAACCCCTACGGCGCCGCCTGCTACGGCAAGACGCAGAGCCAGATGGTCTCCTGGATCCGCGACTTCCTGAACACCTACAAGGCGCGCACCGGACGCGACGCCGTGATCTACACGGCCACGAGCTGGTGGACCCAGTGCACCGGCAACTACGGCGGCTTCGCCACCGCCAACCCGCTGTGGATCGCCCGCTACGCCACCACGGTGGGGACGCTGCCGGCGGGCTGGAGCTACTACACCATGTGGCAGTACACGTCCTCCGGGCCGATCGTCGGCGACCACAACAAGTTCAACGGGGCCCTGGACCGGGTGGTGGCGCTCGCCAACGGCTGA
- the lon gene encoding endopeptidase La, producing MAVESAASAPLTLPVLPLDDEVVLPGMVVPLDLSDSEVRAAVEAAQAAARSEPGKPRVLLVPRVDGTYAATGVLGTVEQVGRLADGDPGALIRGRARVKIGAGTTGPGAALWVEGTRIDESVPDPLPGHVAELVKEYKALATAWLKKRGAWQVVDRVQAIDEVSALADNSGYSPFLTTEQKVELLETADPVARLKLATQQLRDHLAEQDVAESIAKDVQEGVDRQQREFLLRRQLEAVRKELRELNGEGKDPAEESDDYRARVEAADLPEKVREAALKEVDKLERASDASPEGSWIRTWLDTVLEMPWNERTEDAYDIQGAKEILDAEHAGLEDVKERITEYLAVRKRRAERGLGVVGGRRGGAVLALVGPPGVGKTSLGESVAHAMGRKFVRVALGGVRDEAEIRGHRRTYVGALPGRIVRAVKEAGTMNPVVLLDEIDKVGSDFRGDPAAALLEVLDPAQNHTFRDHYLEVELDLSDVVFLATANVLEAIPEALADRMDVVRLDGYTEDEKVVIARDHLLPRQMERAGLDPDEVTVDESALRKLAGEYTREAGVRNLERYVARLLRKVAAQHELGERELPLTLTDADLRDLVGRPHHVPESAQDPAERRTSVPGVATGLAVTGAGGDVLYVEASLADPETGAAGLTLTGQLGDVMKESAQIALSFLRSHGAELELPVGDLKDRGVHIHFPAGAVPKDGPSAGITMTTALASLLSGRPVRTDVAMTGEVSLTGRVLPIGGVKQKLLAAHRAGITTVIIPKRNEPDLDDVPAEVLDTLDVHAVTDVRRVLELALTPAVSGAEPEVPVAA from the coding sequence ATGGCTGTTGAGTCCGCAGCGTCCGCGCCGCTCACCCTGCCCGTGCTGCCGCTGGACGACGAGGTGGTGCTGCCCGGGATGGTGGTCCCGCTGGACCTCAGCGACTCCGAGGTACGCGCCGCCGTGGAGGCCGCGCAGGCCGCCGCCCGGTCGGAGCCCGGCAAGCCCAGGGTCCTCCTGGTGCCGCGCGTCGACGGGACGTACGCCGCCACCGGTGTGCTGGGCACGGTCGAGCAGGTGGGCCGGCTGGCCGACGGCGACCCGGGCGCCCTCATCCGGGGCCGGGCCCGCGTGAAGATCGGCGCCGGCACCACCGGCCCGGGCGCGGCGCTGTGGGTCGAGGGGACCCGGATCGACGAGAGCGTGCCGGACCCGCTGCCCGGGCACGTCGCCGAACTCGTCAAGGAGTACAAGGCCCTCGCCACCGCCTGGCTCAAGAAGCGCGGCGCCTGGCAGGTCGTCGACCGCGTCCAGGCCATCGACGAGGTCTCCGCGCTCGCCGACAACTCCGGCTACTCGCCGTTCCTGACCACCGAGCAGAAGGTGGAGCTGCTGGAGACCGCCGACCCGGTGGCCCGCCTGAAGCTCGCCACCCAGCAGCTCCGCGACCATCTCGCCGAGCAGGACGTGGCCGAGTCCATCGCCAAGGACGTCCAGGAGGGCGTCGACCGGCAGCAGCGGGAGTTCCTGCTGCGCCGCCAGCTCGAAGCCGTCCGCAAGGAGCTGCGCGAGCTGAACGGCGAGGGCAAGGACCCCGCCGAGGAGTCCGACGACTACCGCGCCCGGGTGGAGGCCGCCGACCTGCCCGAGAAGGTCCGCGAGGCCGCGCTGAAGGAGGTCGACAAGCTGGAGCGGGCCTCCGACGCCTCGCCCGAGGGCTCGTGGATCCGCACCTGGCTCGACACGGTCCTGGAGATGCCGTGGAACGAGCGCACCGAGGACGCGTACGACATCCAGGGCGCCAAGGAGATCCTCGACGCCGAGCACGCCGGGCTGGAGGACGTCAAGGAGCGGATCACCGAGTACCTGGCCGTGCGCAAGCGGCGCGCGGAGCGGGGGCTCGGCGTCGTCGGCGGGCGGCGGGGAGGCGCGGTGCTGGCGCTCGTCGGCCCGCCCGGCGTCGGCAAGACCTCCCTCGGCGAATCGGTGGCCCACGCCATGGGACGGAAGTTCGTCCGGGTCGCCCTGGGCGGCGTCCGCGACGAGGCCGAGATCCGCGGGCACCGCCGCACCTACGTCGGCGCCCTGCCCGGCCGGATCGTCCGCGCGGTCAAGGAGGCCGGGACGATGAACCCGGTGGTGCTCCTGGACGAGATCGACAAGGTCGGCTCCGACTTCCGCGGCGACCCGGCGGCGGCCCTGCTGGAGGTCCTCGACCCGGCGCAGAACCACACCTTCCGGGACCACTACCTGGAGGTGGAGCTGGATCTGTCGGACGTCGTCTTCCTGGCCACCGCCAACGTCCTGGAGGCGATCCCGGAGGCGCTCGCCGACCGCATGGACGTCGTCCGCCTGGACGGCTACACCGAGGACGAGAAGGTCGTCATCGCCCGCGACCACCTGCTGCCGCGCCAGATGGAACGGGCGGGCCTGGACCCGGACGAGGTGACCGTCGACGAGAGCGCGCTGCGCAAGCTGGCCGGCGAGTACACGCGCGAGGCCGGCGTGCGCAACCTGGAGCGGTACGTCGCCCGGCTGCTGCGCAAGGTCGCGGCCCAGCACGAACTGGGCGAGCGGGAGCTGCCCCTCACCCTCACCGACGCCGACCTGCGCGACCTGGTCGGCCGGCCGCACCACGTGCCCGAGTCGGCCCAGGACCCGGCCGAGCGCCGCACCTCCGTCCCCGGCGTGGCGACGGGGCTGGCGGTCACCGGCGCGGGCGGCGACGTGCTCTACGTCGAGGCGTCCCTCGCGGACCCCGAGACGGGCGCGGCGGGGCTGACCCTGACCGGCCAGCTGGGAGACGTGATGAAGGAGTCGGCGCAGATCGCCCTGAGCTTCCTGCGCAGCCACGGCGCCGAGCTCGAACTGCCGGTCGGCGACCTGAAGGACCGGGGCGTGCACATCCACTTCCCGGCGGGCGCGGTCCCCAAGGACGGCCCGAGCGCCGGCATCACCATGACCACCGCCCTCGCCTCCCTCCTGTCCGGCCGTCCGGTCCGCACCGACGTGGCGATGACCGGCGAGGTCTCGCTGACCGGGCGGGTGCTGCCCATCGGCGGGGTGAAGCAGAAGCTGCTCGCGGCGCACCGGGCGGGCATCACCACGGTGATCATCCCCAAGCGCAACGAGCCCGACCTGGACGACGTCCCGGCCGAGGTCCTGGACACGCTCGACGTCCACGCCGTCACGGACGTCCGCCGGGTGCTGGAGCTGGCCCTGACGCCGGCGGTCAGCGGCGCGGAGCCCGAGGTCCCGGTCGCTGCGTGA
- a CDS encoding spermidine synthase, with protein sequence MSMAYDIPEAPEVLDRREGPYGEVVLRRHGALLQIIANGCFLMDTSDGRSERRLVDAALAALDASAGPPAPHVLIGGLGVGFSLAHAAAQPRWGRITVVEREPAVIDWHRSGPLSELSRQALADPRTEVVAADLTEYVNETSDTFDALCLDIDNGPGWTVTEGNEALYAASGLASCARVLRPGGVLAVWSAEPSPEFEETLRNAGFQQVRTEEIPVARGVPDVVHLGVRPG encoded by the coding sequence ATGTCCATGGCGTACGACATTCCCGAAGCACCCGAAGTACTGGACCGCCGCGAGGGCCCCTACGGCGAGGTCGTACTGCGCCGGCACGGCGCGCTGCTGCAGATCATCGCCAACGGCTGCTTTCTGATGGACACCTCCGACGGCCGCTCGGAGCGCCGGCTGGTGGACGCGGCGCTGGCCGCGCTCGACGCCTCCGCCGGCCCCCCGGCGCCGCACGTGCTGATCGGCGGCCTGGGCGTCGGCTTCTCGCTCGCCCACGCGGCCGCGCAGCCCCGCTGGGGGCGGATCACGGTCGTCGAACGCGAACCGGCGGTGATCGACTGGCACCGCTCGGGCCCGCTGTCCGAGCTCTCCCGCCAGGCCCTGGCCGACCCGCGCACCGAGGTGGTCGCAGCGGACCTCACCGAATACGTCAATGAGACTTCCGACACATTCGACGCCCTGTGTCTCGACATCGACAACGGCCCCGGCTGGACGGTCACCGAGGGCAACGAAGCGCTCTACGCAGCGTCCGGACTGGCAAGCTGCGCAAGGGTGTTGAGGCCCGGCGGGGTACTCGCGGTGTGGTCCGCCGAGCCCTCTCCGGAATTCGAAGAAACCTTGCGTAATGCCGGGTTCCAGCAGGTGCGTACCGAAGAGATCCCCGTTGCCCGGGGCGTTCCCGACGTCGTCCACCTCGGCGTCCGACCTGGATAG
- a CDS encoding response regulator transcription factor — MEQTHTSHNGTTAATPGAQRRVLVVEDDQTIVDAIANRLRAEGFLVQTAGDGPSAVDTAEAWQPDLLILDIMLPGFDGLEVCRRVQAQRPVPVLMLTARDDETDMLVGLGVGADDYMTKPFSMRELAARVHVLLRRVERAALAAATPRSGILRLGELEIDHAQRRVRVKSEDVHLTPTEFDLLVCLANTPRAVLSREQLLAEVWDWADASGTRTVDSHIKALRRKIGAERIRTVHGVGYALETPTP, encoded by the coding sequence ATGGAGCAGACACACACCTCCCACAACGGCACGACGGCGGCTACCCCGGGCGCGCAGCGCCGGGTGCTGGTGGTCGAGGACGACCAGACGATCGTGGACGCCATCGCGAACCGCCTGCGCGCCGAGGGATTCCTGGTGCAAACGGCGGGCGACGGACCGTCCGCCGTGGACACCGCCGAGGCGTGGCAGCCCGACCTGCTGATCCTCGACATCATGCTGCCGGGCTTCGACGGCCTGGAGGTCTGCCGGCGTGTGCAGGCGCAGCGCCCGGTGCCGGTGCTGATGCTCACCGCGCGCGACGACGAGACGGACATGCTGGTCGGCCTCGGCGTCGGCGCCGACGACTACATGACCAAGCCGTTCTCCATGCGGGAGCTGGCCGCCCGGGTGCACGTGCTGCTGCGCCGGGTGGAGCGGGCCGCGCTGGCCGCCGCGACGCCGCGCAGCGGCATCCTGCGCCTGGGCGAGCTGGAGATCGACCACGCCCAGCGCCGGGTGCGGGTGAAGTCCGAGGACGTGCACCTGACGCCGACCGAGTTCGACCTGCTGGTCTGCCTGGCGAACACGCCGCGCGCGGTGCTCTCCCGCGAGCAGCTCCTCGCCGAGGTGTGGGACTGGGCGGACGCCTCCGGCACCCGGACCGTCGACAGCCACATCAAGGCGCTGCGGCGGAAGATCGGCGCCGAACGCATCCGTACCGTGCACGGCGTGGGCTACGCCCTGGAGACGCCGACGCCATGA
- a CDS encoding sensor histidine kinase has protein sequence MSEGRQAARQSPGDPWGGVRPFSIKTKLGALVVISVLITTGLMLVAMRTETELRFITVFSMIATLLITQFVAHSLTAPLDEMNTVARSISHGDYSRRVRENRRDELGDLAVTINRMADELEAQDRQRKELVANVSHELRTPIAGLRAVLENIVDGVTEADPETMRTALGQTERLGRLVETLLDLSRLDNGVVPLKRRRFEVWPYLSGVLKEANMVASVRAGIASGSGGHTRTDVHLHLDVSPPELTAHADPERIHQVVANLIDNAVKHSPPHGRVTVKARRGQGPDSLELEVLDEGPGIPRSEWHRVFERFNRGAVSRPHGPGSDGGTGLGLAIARWAVDLHGGRIGVAESERGCRILVTLPGPSSTPR, from the coding sequence ATGAGCGAGGGGCGGCAGGCCGCACGGCAGAGCCCCGGGGACCCCTGGGGCGGCGTACGCCCGTTCTCGATCAAGACCAAGCTGGGGGCGCTGGTCGTCATCTCGGTGCTCATCACCACCGGCCTGATGCTGGTGGCGATGCGCACCGAGACCGAGCTGCGTTTCATCACGGTCTTCTCGATGATCGCCACCCTGCTGATCACCCAGTTCGTGGCGCACTCGCTCACCGCGCCGCTGGACGAGATGAACACGGTGGCGCGGTCCATCTCGCACGGCGACTACAGCCGCCGGGTGCGCGAGAACCGCCGTGACGAGCTGGGGGACCTGGCCGTCACCATCAACCGCATGGCCGACGAGCTGGAGGCCCAGGACCGCCAGCGCAAGGAGCTGGTGGCCAACGTCTCGCACGAGCTGCGCACCCCCATCGCGGGCCTGCGCGCGGTGCTGGAGAACATCGTCGACGGGGTCACCGAGGCCGACCCCGAGACCATGCGGACGGCGCTCGGGCAGACGGAGCGGCTCGGCCGGCTGGTGGAGACGCTGCTGGACCTGTCCCGCCTCGACAACGGCGTCGTACCGCTGAAGCGGCGTCGTTTCGAGGTGTGGCCGTACCTGTCCGGGGTGCTGAAGGAGGCCAACATGGTCGCCTCGGTGCGCGCGGGCATCGCGTCCGGCTCCGGCGGCCACACCCGCACGGACGTCCATCTGCACCTCGATGTCTCCCCGCCGGAGCTGACCGCGCACGCGGACCCCGAGCGCATCCACCAGGTCGTCGCCAACCTCATCGACAACGCGGTCAAGCACAGCCCGCCGCACGGCCGGGTGACGGTCAAGGCGCGGCGCGGCCAGGGCCCGGACTCGCTGGAGCTGGAGGTCCTGGACGAGGGTCCGGGCATTCCGCGGTCGGAGTGGCACCGGGTCTTCGAGCGGTTCAACCGCGGCGCCGTGAGCCGTCCGCACGGCCCCGGCAGCGACGGCGGCACGGGGCTGGGCCTGGCGATCGCGCGCTGGGCGGTGGATCTCCACGGCGGCCGGATCGGCGTGGCCGAATCCGAGCGAGGTTGCCGGATTCTTGTCACTCTTCCGGGCCCCTCATCTACGCCGCGTTGA